A region of Fusobacterium sp. DD2 DNA encodes the following proteins:
- the hisS gene encoding histidine--tRNA ligase, with amino-acid sequence MKLIKAARGTKDIWGEDAVKYSYVSRVAQDIFESYGYTYIKTPIFEETDLFKRGIGEGTDVVEKEMYTFLDRGGRSLTLRPENTASIVRAYLENGMYGKEDVTKVYYNGSMFRYERPQAGRQREFNQIGVEVLGEGSPILDAEVIAMSYSFLEKLGISDLEVHINSVGTNKSRSKYRETLLNFLEPIKDQLCEDCRMRMEKNPLRVLDCKVDTCKELTKNAPSIIDSLEPEEREHYETVKKYLEIFGIKYVEDPKLVRGLDYYSSTVYEIITNKLGAQGTVLGGGRYDNLLKQLGDKDIPAVGFAAGVERVMLLLDDYPKNNPDVYVAWLGDDVQEFALKAANILRANKIKTHVDFNSKGMKSHMKKAGKLDVNYCIIIGEDELKNNTVLLKDFNARTQEEMSLEKAIETIKKAK; translated from the coding sequence GATGCTGTAAAATACAGCTATGTATCAAGAGTTGCACAGGATATATTTGAAAGCTATGGTTATACATACATTAAAACTCCAATATTTGAAGAAACAGATCTTTTTAAAAGAGGTATAGGTGAAGGTACAGACGTTGTAGAAAAAGAGATGTACACATTTTTAGATAGAGGTGGAAGAAGTCTTACTTTAAGACCTGAAAATACAGCTTCTATAGTAAGAGCTTATCTTGAAAATGGAATGTATGGAAAAGAAGATGTAACCAAAGTATACTACAATGGATCAATGTTTAGATATGAAAGACCACAAGCAGGAAGACAAAGAGAATTTAACCAGATAGGTGTTGAAGTACTAGGAGAGGGATCACCAATACTTGATGCAGAAGTTATAGCAATGAGTTACTCTTTCCTTGAAAAACTTGGAATAAGTGACCTTGAAGTACATATAAACTCTGTTGGAACAAATAAAAGCCGTAGTAAATATAGAGAAACACTACTTAATTTCTTAGAACCAATAAAAGATCAATTATGTGAAGATTGTCGTATGAGAATGGAAAAAAATCCACTTAGAGTTCTAGACTGTAAAGTTGATACATGTAAAGAACTTACAAAAAATGCACCAAGTATAATTGACTCTTTAGAACCAGAAGAGAGAGAACACTATGAAACAGTAAAAAAATACTTGGAAATTTTTGGAATTAAATATGTAGAAGATCCAAAACTTGTAAGAGGACTTGACTATTATTCAAGTACTGTTTATGAGATTATTACTAATAAATTAGGAGCTCAAGGAACTGTTTTAGGAGGAGGAAGATATGACAACCTTTTAAAACAACTTGGAGATAAAGATATTCCAGCAGTGGGATTTGCAGCTGGGGTGGAAAGAGTTATGCTATTATTAGATGATTATCCAAAAAATAATCCAGATGTATATGTAGCATGGCTAGGTGATGACGTTCAGGAATTTGCTCTTAAAGCTGCAAATATTTTAAGAGCTAATAAAATAAAAACTCATGTTGATTTCAATTCAAAGGGTATGAAGTCACATATGAAAAAAGCTGGTAAACTTGATGTTAACTACTGTATAATCATTGGAGAAGATGAACTTAAAAATAATACAGTTCTTTTAAAAGACTTCAATGCAAGAACACAGGAAGAAATGAGCTTAGAAAAAGCTATTGAAACAATAAAAAAAGCTAAATAA